In Salvelinus namaycush isolate Seneca chromosome 37, SaNama_1.0, whole genome shotgun sequence, the following are encoded in one genomic region:
- the tstd3 gene encoding thiosulfate sulfurtransferase/rhodanese-like domain-containing protein 3 — MAQKACSRLAPAIPWLLANRNAISASRRELSNTFGTHSRCASYIHATHKEYLLRSFSSSPLPETDVSYEQLKKLLATRTSVVIDVREPWELREYGNIPGSINVPLGQVNIALQLNPEEFKEKYGGDMPQATDHIVFSCLAGIRSQKALDQAVSLGYKDVQHYAGGWQDWAKCEQES; from the exons ATGGCTCAGAAAGCTTGTTCGAGGCTTGCTCCAGCGATTCCATGGCTTTTAGCAAACCGAAATGCCATTTCAGCCTCACGAAGAGAACTGTCAAACACATTCGGTACTCACTCCCGATGTGCATCAT ATATCCATGCCACCCACAAGGAGTACCTGTTACGTAGTTTCAGCTCATCCCCATTGCCAGAAACGGATGTCTCTTACGAACAATTAAAGAAACTACTCGCTACCCGAACAAGTGTGGTAATAGATGTCCGGGAGCCGTGGGAACTCCGAGAGTACGGAAACATCCCGGGGTCAATCAACGTACCTC TGGGACAGGTGAACATTGCCCTCCAGCTGAACCCTGAGGAGTTCAAGGAGAAGTATGGTGGAGACATGCCCCAGGCGACAGACCACATTGTCTTTTCCTGCCTGGCTGGGATCAGGAGCCAAAAAGCCCTAGACCAAGCCGTCTCTCTAGGATATAAAGA cgTACAACACTATGCAGGTGGATGGCAAGATTGGGCAAAATGTGAACAGGAAAGCTGA